The Branchiostoma floridae strain S238N-H82 chromosome 8, Bfl_VNyyK, whole genome shotgun sequence genome has a segment encoding these proteins:
- the LOC118421429 gene encoding melatonin-related receptor-like: MGRRRRHSAAILLLYYVQAVLVGRALAVGTQTDSEIYSLCNNTWTNKTRVNNDRFFNKVLFDDTGVFNITKALNNGSFFGNMSFSQDMWLFNNTFPCNYTGSEWMSGNESVVTPPPDIDYKASWEDLLFLALLVISALVGTVGNAAVILAFCLYKKVRTTGNTFILNTSIWDLVSSAVATPLMISSITTGLPNCGRPCCAFIGFLNLFSITQSMLTCILIAFNRYVHVVLPLATYKRLFGPIKAFVWVAGEWVTGILILFPAIVGIYGCLGWDEYVQVCQLSYDDPRSELFFKNVFQSWYWFAVFAISAFYARIYLHVRKSTMAIGQHLGHSPHQVSLQAVKRTKHMFYIFFTFLTLTCPVVVVNYVDFWATFLPKAVFFISFAMFYCNTAVNPIIYTWTLKEFRQAFRSMVRCRRHIVPAPQTNQHTGTVQKTTRTSRSTKVLPPLAVSKRVEQAGPSMPVVDT; the protein is encoded by the exons CTGTGTTAGTTGGTCGAGCTCTGGCGGTGGGAACACAAACTGACTCCGAGATCTACTCCCTATGTAACAACACCTGGACCAACAAGACACGTGTCAACAATGATCGGTTCTTCAACAAGGTGTTGTTCGACGACACGGGGGTCTTCAACATCACAAAGGCCTTAAACAACGGAAGTTTCTTCGGCAACATGTCGTTTTCCCAAGACATGTGGCTCTTCAACAACACATTTCCCTGCAATTACACTGGATCAG AATGGATGTCGGGGAACGAGTCGGTTGTGACGCCACCCCCCGACATTGACTACAAAGCGTCGTGGGAAGACCTTCTGTTCCTTGCACTGTTGGTCATTTCTGCCTTGGTGGGAACAGTCGGTAACGCTGCTGTCATCCTGGCATTCTGCCTGTATAAAAAG GTTCGCACCACTGGCAATACCTTTATCCTGAACACAAGCATCTGGGATCTGGTATCGTCTGCCGTTGCCACCCCACTGATGATCTCTTCTATCACGACCGGCCTACCGAACTGCGGACGACCTTGCTGTGCCTTCATAGGCTTTCTGAATCTGTTTAGCATAACTCAGTCAATGTTAACCTGTATTCTCATTGCCTTTAACCGATATGTACACGTTGTGCTACCACTAGCCACTTACAAGCGCTTGTTTGGTCCTATCAAGGCTTTCGTCTGGGTGGCTGGGGAATGGGTGACCGGTATCCTGATACTATTCCCTGCTATAGTAGGAATATACGGCTGTTTGGGATGGGACGAATATGTACAAGTATGTCAGTTATCTTACGACGACCCCAGAAGTGAACTGTTTTTCAAAAATGTCTTTCAGTCCTGGTACTGGTTTGCAGTGTTCGCCATATCTGCTTTTTACGCCCGAATCTACCTGCACGTGCGGAAGAGTACCATGGCCATCGGCCAGCATCTCGGCCACAGCCCCCACCAAGTGTCCCTGCAGGCGGTGAAGCGTACAAAACACATGTTCTACATCTTCTTCACTTTTCTCACGCTGACCTGTCCGGTTGTTGTCGTGAATTATGTTGATTTCTGGGCTACCTTTCTCCCAAAAGCTGTTTTCTTTATCAGCTTTGCCATGTTCTACTGCAACACCGCAGTCAATCCCATCATTTACACCTGGACCCTGAAAGAGTTTCGGCAAGCGTTCAGGTCCATGGTCCGCTGCAGACGACATATTGTCCCAGCTCCCCAAACTAATCAACATACCGGTACGGTTCAGAAAACCACGAGAACCTCTCGATCAACGAAAGTCTTACCACCGTTGGCAGTTTCTAAACGCGTTGAGCAGGCAGGGCCGTCAATGCCAGTGGTAGATACCTGA
- the LOC118421207 gene encoding substance-K receptor-like encodes MFNNSSVLPSLPMASADIFDKQLQCVLGYMLNKTASYDQARQACSMYKDFTKHPIFFRIHLDTAKRDAGIAIVSSWLIVSLVVFTPSMGWNCLDMPSPNCSGYYNDSFVAVILGRALSLGTQTEHEVYSLCNTTRTNKTGANDERMFNDTGFFTDAGFAKDFFKDACLSNDTKTANSSLLTPPPEIDEVAPWEDLLFIVLLVISALVGTVGNAAVILAFCLYKKVRTTANTFILNTSFWDLVTSAVIIPLTISSMVTGLPNCGEACCAFIGFLNLKSVVQSMLSCALIAFNRYVHIVLSLATYKRFFGPVKAFFWVVGSWMVSTLVMVPAISEVYGSLGWDAYSAVCQLSSADTTSVLFYRDVLASVYWVVVLAVCLFYARIYLHVRKSTMAIGQHLGHSPQQVSLQAVKRTKHMFYIFFTFLTLTCPGIITMYIDFYGNSIHKAIFYPVIAVFYLNTAVNPIIYTWTLKEFQQGFKSMVRCRRQLVPSNPLIVQPTCTAPRTSQLPGVVSRFTLSSHVVPAEPTIPVVDI; translated from the exons ATGTTTAACAACAGCTCCGTCCTTCCATCGCTTCCCATGGCATCAGCTGACATCTTCGACAAGCAGCTCCAATGTGTCTTGGGGTACATGCTCAACAAGACCGCATCCTACGACCAAGCCCGCCAAGCCTGTTCCATGTACAAGGACTTTACAAA GCACCCTATATTCTTCCGCATCCATCTCGACACGGCTAAACGTGATGCAGGTATAGCCATTGTCTCGTCCTGGCTGATTGTGTCCTTGGTGGTTTTCACACCAAGTATGGGATGGAACTGTCTGGACATGCCCTCACCAAACTGCTCTGGCTACTACAACGACTCATTTGTTG CTGTGATACTTGGCCGAGCTCTTTCGTTGGGAACACAGACTGAACATGAAGTCTACTCACTTTGCAACACCACCCGGACCAACAAGACAGGTGCCAACGATGAGCGGATGTTCAATGACACCGGGTTCTTCACCGATGCAGGTTTCGCCAAGGACTTCTTCAAAGACGCATGTCTCTCTAACGACACGAAAACag CAAACAGTAGTCTACTGACGCCACCTCCCGAAATTGACGAAGTGGCTCCGTGGGAAGACCTGCTGTTCATTGTACTGTTGGTCATTTCTGCCTTGGTGGGGACTGTCGGCAACGCTGCTGTCATCCTGGCATTCTGCCTCTACAAGAAG GTTCGCACCACTGCCAACACCTTTATCCTGAACACCAGCTTCTGGGACCTGGTAACGTCTGCCGTCATCATTCCACTGACGATCTCGTCCATGGTCACCGGTCTACCGAATTGTGGGGAAGCCTGCTGTGCCTTCATAGGCTTTCTGAACCTCAAAAGTGTAGTGCAATCAATGTTATCTTGTGCTCTCATTGCCTTTAACCGGTATGTGCATATTGTGCTCTCACTAGCCACTTACAAGCGCTTCTTTGGTCCTGTCAAGGCATTTTTCTGGGTGGTTGGGTCGTGGATGGTTAGCACTTTGGTAATGGTGCCCGCTATCTCGGAAGTGTACGGCAGTTTGGGGTGGGACGCGTATTCGGCAGTGTGTCAGTTGTCTTCTGCAGACACAACAAGCGTGTTGTTTTACAGAGACGTCCTTGCGTCCGTGTACTGGGTGGTAGTGTTAGCGGTGTGTTTGTTCTACGCCCGAATCTACCTGCACGTGCGGAAGAGTACCATGGCCATCGGCCAGCATCTCGGCCACAGCCCCCAGCAAGTGTCCCTGCAGGCGGTGAAGCGTACAAAACACATGTTCTACATCTTCTTCACTTTCCTCACGCTGACCTGTCCGGGCATCATAACCATGTATATCGATTTCTACGGCAACTCAATTCACAAAGCAATTTTCTATCCTGTCATTGCAGTGTTCTACTTGAACACAGCAGTCAATCCTATCATTTACACCTGGACCCTGAAAGAGTTTCAGCAAGGGTTCAAGTCCATGGTTCGCTGCAGACGGCAGCTTGTCCCATCTAACCCTCTTATTGTCCAACCTACTTGTACTGCTCCGAGAACATCTCAATTACCAGGTGTTGTTTCTCGATTTACCTTATCTAGCCATGTTGTCCCAGCAGAACCGACTATCCCCGTGGTAGATATCTAA
- the LOC118421205 gene encoding rhodopsin, GQ-coupled-like: MFNNSSVLPSLPTASPDIFDRQLQCVLTNLLKRTVSYDQARQACSVYKDFTKLGPITAIVFWLVGIFIIITNAAVILTIIRTRTLRKPVYFYMANLAMSDLMSGIGQLYYAGVEYSLYSRLYSTNVIFYSQVMSATALALFSLNSYVAVKHPIFFRIHSDTANRDAGIAIASSWLILSLVVFTPSMGWNCLDMPSPNCSGYYNDSFVGLSITMVLLPAIIMLFTNTSVFIAIKNRQKNRPGQQVGAGVRNQIQDDAEAHNRTGQHDDNPVQTGAERKFRKIVEKSRTVLIHVVVAFVFWLISILFIPICRKMCPPSTGPRGVYVLLLMTLNSAINPITSTLRTPELRDGLWQNMAAIHRVLVAVFRANPEDPPDRQPALPVIVGRALSVGAQTEHEVYSLCNTTRTNKTGVNDERMFNDTGIFTDASSFATDVVFFNGTLCSNDTKTANSSLPTPPPDIDEVAPWEDLLFIGLLAISALVGTVGNAAVILAFCLYEKVRTTANTFIMNTSFWDLVTSAVIIPLTMSSMVTGLPNCGEACCAFIGFLNLKSLPKSNLLLRAPHEPLDHRKSYHH; the protein is encoded by the exons atgttcaacaacagctccGTCCTTCCATCGCTTCCCACCGCATCACCTGACATCTTCGACAGGCAGCTTCAATGTGTCCTGACGAACCTGCTCAAGAGGACCGTATCATACGACCAAGCCCGCCAAGCCTGTTCCGTGTACAAGGACTTTACAAAGTTGGGACCTATCACAGCTATTGTATTTTGGCTAGTCGgtattttcataatcataacTAATGCTGCGGTGATCTTGACAATTATCCGAACTCGGACACTCCGCAAACCGGTCTACTTTTATATGGCAAATCTGGCCATGTCAGATCTTATGTCTGGTATTGGACAACTGTATTATGCTGGTGTAGAGTACAGTCTGTACAGTAGATTGTATAGtacaaatgtcatattttatagCCAGGTTATGTCTGCTACAGCTCTAGCTCTATTCTCTCTGAATTCCTATGTTGCCGTTAAGCACCCTATATTCTTCCGCATCCATTCCGACACGGCTAACCGTGATGCAGGTATAGCCATTGCCTCGTCTTGGCTGATTCTGTCTTTGGTGGTTTTCACACCAAGTATGGGATGGAACTGTCTGGACATGCCCTCACCAAACTGCTCTGGCTACTACAACGACTCATTTGTTGGTCTGTCAATCACTATGGTCCTACTCCCAGCTATTATAATGTTGTTTACAAATACCAGCGTTTTCATAGCTATTAAAAACCGACAAAAGAACAGACCTGGACAACAAGTAGGGGCCGGGGTAAGGAACCAAATTCAGGATGACGCCGAAGCACACAACAGGACAGGGCAACACGACGATAACCCCGTACAAACTGGGGCTGAAAGAAAGTTCcgaaaaattgtagaaaaatcTAGGACAGTCCTGATTCATGTAGTCGTGGCTTTTGTCTTTTGGCTCATCTCTATTCTGTTCATCCCGATATGCCGCAAGATGTGCCCTCCATCAACTGGGCCTCGAGGAGTCTACGTACTTCTGCTGATGACTTTGAACTCAGCGATCAACCCGATTACGAGCACTTTGCGCACACCGGAGTTGAGAGATGGACTCTGGCAAAATATGGCAGCGATCCATCGGGTACTTGTCGCAGTGTTTAGGGCAAACCCTGAAGACCCACCAGACAGACAGCCTGCATTAC CTGTGATAGTTGGCCGAGCTCTTTCGGTTGGAGCACAGACTGAACATGAAGTCTACTCCCTCTGCAACACCACCCGGACCAACAAGACAGGTGTCAACGATGAGCGGATGTTCAATGACACCGGAATCTTCACCGATGCGAGTAGTTTCGCCACAGACGTGGTGTTCTTCAACGGTACCCTTTGTTCCAACGACACGAAAACAG CAAACAGTTCTCTACCGACGCCACCTCCCGACATTGACGAAGTGGCTCCGTGGGAAGACTTGCTGTTCATCGGACTGTTGGCCATTTCTGCCTTGGTGGGGACCGTCGGCAACGCTGCTGTCATCCTGGCATTCTGCCTCTACGAGAAG GTTCGCACCACTGCCAACACCTTCATCATGAACACCAGCTTCTGGGACCTGGTAACGTCTGCCGTCATCATTCCACTGACGATGTCGTCCATGGTCACCGGTCTGCCGAACTGTGGAGAAGCCTGCTGTGCCTTCATAGGCTTTCTGAACCTCAAAAGT TTGCCCAAGTCAAACCTGTTGCTAAGGGCCCCGCACGAGCCTCTCGATCACCGAAAGTCTTACCACCATTGA
- the LOC118421206 gene encoding melatonin receptor type 1A-like: MLTNESVVTPFPDIAQGASLVQTVVFVGIFGISSLVGTVGNAAVILAFYLYKKVRTTDNVFILKTSFWDLVTSAVIIPLTISSMVTGLPNCGQSCCAFKGFLSLFSMTQSSLSCAITAFNRYVHVVLSLATYIRWFGPVKAGWSGHE; the protein is encoded by the exons ATGTTGACGAACGAGTCGGTTGTGACGCCATTCCCAGACATTGCACAAGGGGCATCGTTGGTGCAAACCGTGGTGTTCGTCGGGATATTCGGCATCTCTAGCCTGGTCGGAACCGTCGGCAACGCTGCTGTCATCCTGGCCTTCTACCTCTACAAGAAG GTGCGCACCACTGATAACGTCTTCATCCTGAAAACCAGCTTCTGGGACCTGGTAACGTCTGCCGTCATCATTCCACTGACAATCTCGTCCATGGTCACCGGTCTGCCGAACTGCGGACAATCCTGCTGTGCTTTCAAAGGCTTTCTGAGTCTGTTTAGCATGACTCAATCATCGTTATCTTGTGCCATCACTGCCTTTAACCGTTATGTGCACGTTGTGCTATCCCTTGCCACATACATCCGCTGGTTTGGTCCTGTCAAGGCTGGGTGGTCGGGGCATGAGTGA